The DNA region tgagccatctctcctgctatctttttttcttttccttttttgtcttttttttttttcacatcttttGAATAATGTAAAGCAAGAAAAGCATCAGGGTGCAGTTTGCAGTTCCGGAAATAATGGCTGAGCCACAAACAAATAACTACTGcaataagaaataatttttatgattttaactATCTTGAATTTGTATCCTTGAAAACTAGCTCTTTCCACAGCCTCAAGAGAGTGGACACACTCTTTCATCTTGCACAATTGCCTATTCACTTAGGAAATaatgtgtttcttttgttgttgctttttgtttttgaggcagagtctcactgtgaAGCTCCTATtggcctgtcctggaactggctatatagaccaggctggcatggaactcacagtgatcccTCTGCCacccagtgctagaattaaagatatGGACCACCACACTGGACAGGAatagttttggggggttttgttttgttctttgtttgtttctcggagtctcactatgtagctctagctgtcctaaaactcaggctggtctcaaacccatgagatctgcctgcctctgcatcccaagtgttgagactaaaggcatgtgctactaggCCCAGCAGAAATAGTTTTAATGTAGCTAGTTATGGTAGTttgtgcctataatcctagcgTTCTCGGGGCAGGAGTTTTGTTATGAATTTGAGGATAACTGGattacattgtgagttccaggcttgcGTGAGCTACAGAGTTCGATATCCTGTTCCAAAAAActaaaagactggaaaaataaaactgaaagactagggctggagagatgggtcagcaatAAAAAACAATGGTTGAACAACCATTTCAGAGGACTCagctttgatccccagcacccacactgtgtctcacaaccatctctaactccaattccaggttATCCAGCACCTCCTCTAGTCTCCTCAGGCAACTGGCATGTACGTGATGCAGaggcatgcatgcaagcaaaacatctatactcacagaataattattttaaggtttgcttttttttttttcttcaatgaaaaAAGTGCTGGCAAGATACTCATTCAGCAGACAGAGGTTATTTGCCACcaagtctaatgacctgagttttatccctggCATCCATATTGTAGAAAGAGAAAGCCAATCCTCATGCACTGTGCACTGCCTTGTACATGTAAACTCATACCagcaaaatgtaatattttttaaacttaaaggaaaaaaagcaagggtttttgtttgctgttggtttgtctttagacagagtctcacaattTAACCCTGAcaggccttgaactaagagatcctcctacctctacctccccaggactgaaattaaaggcatgtgccatcctacccagctttttttctcttttaaagaagagggtgttgaattccAGAGCTAGAGCTCCCTGATAAGGGTTTTGGGGACTGACTCAAGAAGAACATGAAGTATTCAATCTATGAACCACTtctccagcctctttttttttcccccagattttattttatatgtagagTGTTTTACCTGAGGGTTCTGATTCCTATCTCTTGCAATACTGGGGGGAggtgttttttattgtttcttggttttgacagggtctctcatagtGCTGGCTGGTCcagaactccctttgtagaccaggctgacttcaaacatacctacctgcctctgcctcccaagggctgagattgaAGGTGTACTTCATCATGCCTGACAGGAATAGAGTCCAATTGCTGTAGTATGAGAAAACCCAAACACCTCCAGAAAGTCTGTATGGAGAGGAACTGACACTTTTCCCCAAGCTactaccccaccaccaccacattccTCACCAACTCCCAGCCATGATCCACCACTAAGTTAAAACCTATCTGAGCTCTGTGGAAGTCATCTCAAGCTCCATTGCAACCAAATGGAAAAAAGACGTTGTCCTTGCCAAGACCTTCCCAAAACGCagattaataagtaaataaaatgttttagttcACTAGGTTTCTCAGGAGAGGAGGAGTTGTAAAGAGCAATAGGTAACTAGTGGAGTCAAAAATTTCAttctttgccaggcagtggtggcacacgcctttaatcccagcacttgggaggcagaagcaggcagatttctgagtttgaggctaccctggtctacagagtaagttccaagacagccagagctatacagagaaaccctgtctcacaaaacaaaacaaaaaatttcgtTCCTTTTCTCCTTGGATCCATGATTTGGAATCAGCAGGCTGTTCATGTATGTATTCAGAAGTAAGTGGGATATAGAAAAAGGGCCTAATAGGATCTTAGCTGTCTGCCCTGAGCTGTCTGACCAAAGCACAATGGAACAGAATTTTTAGATGCTTTTCCTAGTTTGCTTCTCAGAGGTGTGACAAAACACTGATCAAAACCAATTTGTGAAAagcaagggtttattttgcttccaCTTCTATGcaacagtccatcactgaaggagataggaacctggaggcaggaactgaagtagttAAAGAAATGccatttactggcttgttctccatagCTTGCTGAACTTCCTTATTTAGATCCTACACCTGCCCAGATGTGGCACCAACCACAGAGGACTGGGCCTTCCCTCattaatcattaaaataattcaCATTCAAAACCAGGAGGTGATGGCACAtggcctttaaccctagcacttggaaggcagaggcaggtgagtctctgagttcaaggccaacttcatctacagagtgagttccaggataggacgacacagaaaaaccctgtcttgaaaaaagacagacacacacacacacaatcaactgAGTTCCCTAATTTCCAGGTCACTcaggtcaagttgacaagaaaccAACCAGCACCCGTGTCTTCTCTTGACACCAGAATACTCAGATCTTCCAGTGTCTTTGAAATCATCTTGGTTCCAGACGCTGTTAAGATCCATGAACTCAggcgggtgagatggctcagcaggtaagagcactaactgctcttcggaaggtcctgagttcaaatcccagcaaccacatggtggctcacaaccacccataatgagatctgacgccctcttctggtgtgtctgaagacagctacagtgaattgcggCAGTAGGGgctgagcgagtggggctggcagaggtcctgagttcaattcccagcagccacgcacatgatagctcacggccatctgtacagctacagtgtactcatacacataaataaaaataaatcttaaaaaaaaaaaatgggcacaTTTTATGTCCATTCCAAAATATCTGATTCAGATTGGCCATGTAACCCTAATTCACACCATAAATTTTCTAGTTACGTACTACACATTTGGCTAAAATGTATCAGACCACCAAAGAGgcatacttaaataaaaataaaaagatgaggaAATCAATCCCAGGAAACCTATCTTCATGATGTGGCAGTTTCAGAGGGGACTTTCCCCAAAGCAGTTATTCAATTTCTGATTACATCGCTTTCAGTGGTTGTCAACGTTTTGGTCCTACATAATTATTCAGCCTAGTAATTGTTTACAGTTTGGAGGCGTTTAATGCCTGTAAGCTGGCAGCAAACTCACTAGGTAGCTGAGCAGGTCTTGCATGCCTTGCTTGAACCTCCACCTTCCAAATCCTGGGACTACAGACTTATGCCACCACGCCCTGCTCTTGCTCTTGATTTGAAGATTTCGAATTATGTTACAAATCCACTTAATGCTGTGGAACCTTCCATATTTCCAAGAAGTAACTTTCTGGTAAATCAGATGTCTGCATTATCTAGGACAAAATGTGAGACTGGCTTTCGAGCAACTTGGCCATTTCCAGCGCTCTTAAAACATGGTTTCAACTACCTAATCTTCACAATTCCTAAACTGcaagtgaagaaactgaggctcttgACTCCCATTCTTTGATGCAGAAAAAAGTGTCGACAGACTgccaccttttttgtttgttttgttttggtttgttttgttttggtttggttttttttttttttttNNNNNNNNNNNNNNNNNNNNNNNNNNNNNNNNNNNNNNNNNNNNNNNNNNNNNNNNNNNNNNNNTTTTTTGCCGTCTTCTGCACGAGACTGGAACCTGAGGCTGTGATTGGCTGCTGGAGCCGCGGGTAACCATGGTGACGGGAGGCGGGGCTGCGGGCACTACCTGCGCTAACACACAGGCGCGGAGGCCCCGCGAGAGGCCGGCGGGCGCTGGGCCCAGCCAGGAGCCGCAGCCCCGGCCTCGCGCGATCGCCGGGCGGGGCGCAGGTGCGGCCTTCTGCGGGGCCCTTGATGCGGTTGAGGCCGCGCGGGCCAAAGAGGAGCCCGGCCCGGCGGCGGGCGCGGTAGGAGGCGGCAGGGCCCCGGGCCCGGGCTGATGACTGCGGCGCCCCCACGATGGACGCCCTAGAAGAAGAGAGCTTCGCGCTGTCCTTGTAAGTGACGTGGCCAGGGTCTGCTCGATCTCGGCCTGCGGATGTCCTCGGGGGCGCGGGCTGGCCGGTCGGGACTCCTCTCTAGTGGGGCGTTTTCTTCCCGCGGCCACCGCGGGCATGTGTCACCGATTACCAGCGCTTCCATCAcaatcctctggcctcagtcGTGGCGGTCAGCAAAACCCCAGAGGCCCTGAGCTGCCCAGCCTGGCGGCGGCCTCACCGCCTGTCTCAAGCCACTCCTGATCCAGTTACCTCCCAGGCCGGGGCTCCTCCGGCGTGTGGTCACACTCACCAGCAGATAGTTGTGGCGTTAAGAGCCAGGATGCGGTGAGTAAATCCCGCGGGCAATAAACACGGAAGTCTGAAGATGTGCCACACCAGCCTCAGCTACCcaaattgtttgctttttttgtgatTGTCATACCGGTTTTCGTCATGGgtgttttcctgtgtttgtaATTTCTATACTATACAGTAATCCTTGATTGGTGAAACTGAGTGATGGGAGCTTCTTTCATCCTGCTATTATTGTTTTTATGCACGTTGGaaatcttacatttaaaaaatgctaatGGGCTTTGTTGTGATTGCCTGGTGTGTgcgaggccttgagttcaatccccttaCCCATAGAAAAACACAAGTTCAGCTCGTGAAATCTTTGTTTGGACCAGCACCTAATTCTGATGTGTTTTCCAGCTCCTCCGCCTCTGACGCAGAATTTGATGCTGTGGTTGGATGTTTAGAGGACATTATTATGGGTAAGTTTCTACACCACTAAGTGACCTGTGCGCCCTCTAGTTCCTTTGGTCAATTCCTTGATTTAAATCAAGTAGACCCttgctttaaaacaatttttaaaatgtattcatttacatATGTGATGGATCTCCGGTGGGGTTGTTGCCAGGACACTATggagatgtggaggtcagaggacaactttgtggagttggttctctccttccacctttatatgAGTTCTGAGGGTTGATCTCTCATCACCTGTCTTACACAGCAGTGCCTTCAGCCCCCGAGCCATCTCAACACCCCAAACCTCTGCTTATGAGGGcatgcagaaaaataaatttgaagagctgatttttaaaacacaaaacactgaAAATTTTAACACGCAGCACAATGTAATAATAAGCAAGCCATATTGAGTTTTGTTGTCTTAAAAACAACGTATGAGtcgacaagatggctcagtgggtagaggcactcacccacaagcctgacaaccttagtttaatccccaggatccacaaaGTGGTACTGGCTCCCTAAAGTTGTTTTCAGACTTCCATATACAGGCTGTAGCAAGATGCACccacttgaaaacaaaataagtaaaaatataattaaaaaaagaaagaacccaaaACCTAGTGTGTGGCACATCTCTATAGTCTGTGACACAGgtgggtggaggccagaagatgggaGAGTTCAGGTCCTGGTTCTGCCCTGTAAGCTCTAATGCCTTTTAAATAACGGCCATTGATTGAAGGTTTCAGAAGAGACCAATTCAGGAAACCAGTCAACTGGTAGATAGGACGGAGCTCTTGGCCAGGCTTCAGGTGATATTGGCCAATTTTATGTCACATATACAGTAAGGACAATTTTGGTTGTTAATATCGTTTTGAACTTTAACATTTTCATGCTACAGAACATAGGTTAAAATAGAACAGAACATAAACCATAACCCTCTACAGCACTTGTCCGTGCAGGAAACAAGGTGTCAAATCTGATTGgatctctgcattttcttttgttgttgtctgtcttagtcagggtttgtattcctgctcaaaacatcatgaccaagaagcaagttgggaaggaaagagtttattcagcttacacttccacgttgctgctcatcaccaatggaagtcaggacaggaactcacacaggacaggaacctggaggcaggagctgatgcagaggccatggaggggtgctgcttactggcttgcttcccttgacctgctcagcttgctttcttataaaacccaggactaccagcccaggaatggcaccacccacaatgggctggtcctccccttgatcactaattgagaaaatgccttacagctggatctcatggaggcatttcctcaagggaggctcctatCTCAGCGAtagctccagcttgtgtcaacttgacacacaaaaccagccagtacaacgttgttgtttagtttttggtttgtttttgatattgttagtttttgagacagggtttctctgtagacctggctgtcctggaactttctgtagaccaagctggcctcattCTCTTGGAGTTAAAGGCGTGGACCAACTGGATCCATTTCCTTAATGgagtctccttcctctctgatgactttagcttgggtcaagttgacacacaaaaccagccaatacacttTCTATTCTTGATGTGTTTTGTTGGTTGGCTCGGTgttgagagttttgtttttagGGTCTAATGTCCAGGAGAgtcttgatcttcctgtcttcttgCCTCAGGATTGCAGGCACGAACTACCATGCCTTCCTATTCCCTTGCATTCTTAATTCCTATTTCCAGGTCCCTTTGGGCATCTTTCCATTCTGCTAAGTGGCCAGCAGGCAGTAATAAATCCAAAGTTaaagacaaatagaaagaaagaaaaaaattaaacttgacAACTTATCAGCTTCCCTAGCAATTGAAAAAAGActctgttgtttggttttgggatGTATGGCTTAACCTAGGTTAGTCTGTAAAATCACCTTTTACATGCAGTCCTGATCCAAGCCCCTAGATCCTATGTCTCACCAGAAGCCCTCTCCTGAGGAGTTCTCAGTTGTTTTGCCCACCATGGATATCCCACCTATCATGGTGAAATGAGCTTAATTAACTCTGGATTGCTTTTGAAGATTTCCTTTTAGTTGTAGAAATGCTGGTTGGCTCAGAATTGTCAGAACTCTCTACTTCTTGACCTTGAGTGTTTGCTGTGACTCTCTTCCTGAACTCTTCTCTGAATTCACCTGACACAAGTCCCTATGACACACACAACAGTCATCTTTATGCTCCAGATGAGGAGATTGGGGTCTACAGAAATAAAGTCACTTGTCCAAATCATACAAAGTATATGGCTAAGGTAGGGTTTGAACCCAGGCAATCTGAGCTCTTACAGACCCCACCCTTTAACTATGTGGTTTTCACTACTGCTgctaaaatgatattaaaataggAGAAAGGGGGACAGCAAGACAGCTCACAAGCCTACCGACCAAGTTTAATCTGTAAGAccccacatggtagagggagagaatccACACCCATCCTTTGGATGGGTACCATGGCACATGCATTAATCCCAACATGTAGGGGGATCGCTGTGAGTTCCCAGCTAGCCTGAaattacatagcaagtttcaggccagtcagctacacagtgagaccctgtctcaaaataagtatgTAGTTTAGAAATAAAGATGGCCaataagatggttcagtggataaagtacttgataacctaaattcaattcccaagacCCTTGTATGTGGACAGTAGGAGGAAAGATCTTTGTACAAGTTTCCTCTGACGTCCACCCTTATGCCATAGAAAGCaggtgcacatactcacataaaaatgagtaaatgaaaatgtaatttcaGCCGGGCAATggttgcctttaatcccagcacttgggaggcagaagcaggtggatttctgagttcgaggccagcctggtctacagagtgagttccaggacagccagggctatttaaAAAACGTGTTAAAGGGAGATACCAGATAGTTCTTCATGGTCAATTAGTGTATCAGGGGTCACAAGGCACCAGGTATCCTGTTTGGATATATTatggtctctctttctttctttctctgtctctctgtatgggtgtgggtgggtgggtggatgtctgtgttttgtttgctttttgcctctttgttttttcagtttttgaaacGGTTTCTCAATATAGCCCTGTCTACCCTAGAttttgctctatagaccagactggcttcataCTCAggtttgcttgcctctgcctcctggttacAGCTATGTACCACTACTACCTGGTGTGGTGGGTAgttgtgaccccagcactcagagttGGAAGAATGGCTAcaagtccaaagccagcctggtctaaattccaggtcagccaagaaTATGTATTTATGGAGATCCTGTCCTAAAAGCTAAAAATTAAGTAGTCACAAAGACTTATAAGCCAGCAAAGTGCTTATTATAAAAGGTTAatgttttatctgtttgtttatttgtttatttatttattttggtttttcaagacagggtttctctatgtagccctggctgtcctagaactcactctgtagaccaggctggcctcgaactcagaaatccacctgcctctgcctcccaagtgctgggattaaaggcgtgcaccaccactgtccagctgttTTAAATTTTAGGTATATATTACTAAACTTTAAATTTTACTAAATTGTATCAGATGATGAGTTCCAGTTATTGCAGAGAAACTTCATGGACAAGTACTACCAGGAATTTGAAGACACAGAAGAGAATAAACTCACCTACACTCCCATTTTTAATGAATATGTAAGTAGATCTGTTTCTTCTACCAGAAAAAGTAGGATTCCTTTAAGATCTGGACTTAGATCcgttatgtataattaatatatactatgaAAAAGTTTAAATTAGAATCAaaaaatgtggggctggagagatggctcagtggttaagagcactgactgttcttccaaaggtcctgagttcaagtcccagcaaccacatgatggctcacaaccatccataatgagatctgacgccctcttctgatgtgtttggagacagctacagtgtacttacatataataaataaataaatctttaaaaaaaaagttacagagcATAGTGGCACCTGTAGCCACCTGCcactagcactcaagaggctgaggcaggaggatggctgcaAGTTGAAAGCCTGCCTGAGCTACCTAGTAAATTTCAAGTTAGCCTAGGTTGTTTAGCAagattatttcttaaaaaaaaaaaagttggaattAGTTTGCTTTTTCTATATGCCAGCACTGCCAGAGGAATGCTGGTTAGAATCTGGTTCACATCATTGTCTCTTGCCAGATCTTGGAGCTATTTCTAAAGGGTTTTTATGAAGTAGTTGGTGAGCTCGCAACTTTTGGTTTTAAACAAGTTTGCCTTTACCATACTCTTGTCCTCAGCTGTGATACCTTACATTTGTCTACTGTGAAAAAATAGTGCCAGCAAGACGGCCAGTGGGTAAAATgtaaagacagaggcagagagctggTTCCGATGGACTTGTCCTTTGatatccacatgcacactgtagcACACTCATGCCCACTCACATACATCATTAACCCAATAATGATAAGTAAAAAAACcacagggctggacagatggctcccAGAAGACTGCAGAGCTGTTCAGCATCTAcatccagtggctcacaactacctgtaactctagttccagaggatccaacaccctcttctggcctctgctgccaTCTACACTTAATGGCATATGTGCAAGGCACatgctcgagcacacacacacacacatacacacacacgatctCAGGTAATGACCAGAGGATCCAcacctccctgtctccactgTTGCAGATTTCTCTGGTAGAGAAGTACATTGAAGAACAGTTGCTGGAGCGTATCCCAGGCTTCAACATGGCGGCCTTCACAACCACACTGCAGTGAGTTAAGCTTTTGCTTCCCATTTTCCTCCCCTAGACTGAGGAAACCCCACTCTTTCCTTGTTGTCACTGAGAACACTGGGTGGCTGGGTCCTGAATGGAAGTGGGAGGCCCTCTATGCCTTtgcaaagttttattttatttttttttttagagagattttttagggctggtgagatggctcaatgggtaagagcacctacttctcttctgaaggtcctgagttcaaatcccagcaaccacatggtggctcacaaccacctgtaatgagatctgatgccctcttctgtgtctgaagacagctacagtgtacttatttatattaataataaataataaataagggcCTGAGCAAGTAGGgccgagcagaggtcctaaaagtcaattcccaacaaccagataaaggctcacaactatctgtatagctacagtgtgtactcatatgcataaaataaataaataaatcttttaaaaaaaagagatttttaaatttatgtgtatgtatgtgagcctGTATGAGTTTATGTGTTTAGGCATGCAGGAAGcctccagaggccagaggaaggttttagatcctctagaactgagttacaggcaattgtgagtaTCCACATGCATGCTAGAAacaaccctgggtcctctgcaagagcagcaagtgctcttaaccactgaaccttctctccaaccactttttttttttggggggggggggaaatgggggtaagacagggtctcttatagcCAAGGCTGGTTACAcgcctgatccttctgcctccacctcccaggtgttGATAGACATGccccaccatgcctagcttgtgCATCTTGAAGGGAGTCTTGTCTCTTCACAAGGCCAACACTCTGTCTTTTGCAGGCACCATAAAGATGAAGTGGCTGGTGATATCTTTGACATGCTGCTCACATTCACAGATTTTCTGGCCTTCAAGGAGATGTTCTTGGACTACAGAGCAGTAAGTTACGACCGCTAGCTTACTTAAGCCTCAACAAGCCACACAGAAATTAGAGACAACCACCTGCTCTGTATCCTCTAGCTTTTGTTCCCTTGAAATGAATGGTTAGTGTTAGTTTGGTGGCTTTTGAGGAATACATAGTTGCTGCTCCATTCTGGCTAGGACCTTGTATGTTTTGATGAAACTGGCTCAGGGCTCCCAATAAAGAAGTCTCATTATGTCACTTTTCATGCAggctccttaaaaaaaaaagccaccttgTTTACTTATGTATACATTTATTCAGGCAGAGTATTACTATATagcctagaatttgctatgtaaatcaagctggcctcaaacttgggacATCCTTCTTTCTCAACTGCCTGAGAACCTGGATTAAAAGCATGGCACCATGCCCATTCCCAGgtagtcatattttttaaatttcatttattattttttatgtatataagtgtctGCCTAcaagtatgtctgtgcactacatacatgtatgcctggtgcccatggaggccaaaaaaTCAGGTAGTGTCCCTTGGGACTGGAATGAGAGACAGTCGGATGCTTTGATGGTAGGAATCAAATCCAGTCCccttggaagaacaatcagtgcctTCAACCACCAAGCCATTTCTTGGGCCCCAAGAAAGTCTAGGGCCATCGTTGAGAGAAAGGAAATGACCTGCTGCCTtgcctctctccacatgctcctTGGCAGCTCGCACACTTCTGGCTGTCCCACTATTCCTCACCCCCAGATGCTCCAGAGCTGGGAAAGCTTTCTCCATTCCTGGTGTCTTGAAGTTCTCTGCTTTCTCCTGTAGGAAAAGGAAGGCCGAGGACTGGATTTAAGCAGTGGCTTGGTCGTGACTTCTCTGTGTAAGTCATCTTCTACGCCAGCTTCCCAGAACAACCTACGGCACTAGGTCCCACCTTCACTCAACAGGCGTGATTGATAGGAGGTCACCGGCCCAGCAGGTTCAGAGAAACATGGGCTAATGATGACTGATACATCCTGCGAAGACCCACTGTGCCACAGCCCTTTGTTCATGTGAAGTATTGATGAGTCCTGGAAAACATGACTGACCCTTCTGGCCCTTGTCCAGAAACTCCTTCCTGTAGTCAGTAACCCTCATGTTCCCCGCTCCTGTCCCNNNNNNNNNNNNNNNNNNNNNNNNNNNNNNNNNNNNNNNNNNNNNNNNNNNNNNNNNNNNNNNNNNNNNNNNNNNNNNNNNNNNNNNNNNNNNNNNNNNNNNNNNNNNNNNNNNNNNNNNNNNNNNNNNNNNNNNNNNNNNNNNNNNNNNNNNNNNNNNNNNNNNNNNNNNNNNNNNNNNNNNNNNNNNNNNNNNNNNNNNNNNNNNNNNNNNNNNNNNNNNNNNNNNNNNNNNNNNNNNNNNNNNNNNNNNNNNNNNNNNNNNNNNNNNNNNNNNNNNNNNNNNNNNNNNNNNNNNNNNNNNNNNNNNNNNNNNNNNNNNNNNNNNNNNNNNNNNNNNNNNNNNNNNNNNNNNNNNNNNNNNNNNNNNNNNNNNNNNNNNNNNNNNNNNNNNNNNNNNNNNNNNNNNNNNNNNNNNNNNNNNNNNNNGATGCCCATGATCAACCACTTAAAGATCAAAGTATTATATGCTGTGTGCTTTTTAAGCTGTGAGTGCTACGAGTGCAAATCTGCTTCCCAATTGGTGCCCCTTGCTGGGCATCAGTACAGACGGGCTGTGTGCTAGAAACAGCCACAGCTCTGTCAGGACAGCATGCGAGGTGTGCTTGTGCATGTTTGCCTGCTGTTTATCACAACAGTGTGCTggtgtgcttgtgcatgcttgtgtgcagtCTTGGTGTAGGCTGGTGAACTGGGTTTTTTATTGGGGGGTAGGGACTCTGCTATTTGTTTTCGTACAATCTCTCCTGCTATGTTGATGCTCCCCTGATGCAGCTCAACCTGGGGAAAGAGGCAGGACACAGATTTCTGGTCATCTGTCATCTTTGGTGGACTGCCACCAACCAGAAAGCATGTGTGTCACAtctctagaaagaagaaaatagttcAAATTCTAATATATAATTCTGACTTTAACTTTTATAGTAAACATACATAATACTCCACATTGATTTTCCAT from Mastomys coucha isolate ucsf_1 unplaced genomic scaffold, UCSF_Mcou_1 pScaffold22, whole genome shotgun sequence includes:
- the Arl2bp gene encoding ADP-ribosylation factor-like protein 2-binding protein isoform X2, encoding MRSSASDAEFDAVVGCLEDIIMDDEFQLLQRNFMDKYYQEFEDTEENKLTYTPIFNEYISLVEKYIEEQLLERIPGFNMAAFTTTLQHHKDEVAGDIFDMLLTFTDFLAFKEMFLDYRAEKEGRGLDLSSGLVVTSLCKSSSTPASQNNLRH
- the Arl2bp gene encoding ADP-ribosylation factor-like protein 2-binding protein isoform X1 yields the protein MDALEEESFALSFSSASDAEFDAVVGCLEDIIMDDEFQLLQRNFMDKYYQEFEDTEENKLTYTPIFNEYISLVEKYIEEQLLERIPGFNMAAFTTTLQHHKDEVAGDIFDMLLTFTDFLAFKEMFLDYRAEKEGRGLDLSSGLVVTSLCKSSSTPASQNNLRH